Proteins from a genomic interval of Nitrosomonas sp.:
- a CDS encoding amino acid permease codes for MVAHSDEAGQPRSAALSRSMSIWNSFTLGFAVVSPVVGLYAIIGVQTQVTGGGWFVALVICLLMQLLVATVYAELASQFPIAGGAYKWARLLGGNITGHYAGVIYVCSTIAMLTTTAYTGGIWLSILFDMASITGRSMVLWGLVFLLLCMLINLARDQVFKRVIALGVFAEMIGSLGIAILLFLFFREHPFSELFQHLGTGSAPDRTSAFLAALAIAGWAFIGFDACSTTAEETREPKRMVPRAIFLALMAVGSVVVFNSAAMTLALDHDDLVKTSTGFDPLTPLIASHLGEWIEKPFLAIIVIAFLACGAAVVRYSSRIVFSMAREGNLPQPLCRITPRGMPRNAILFTLSLSSLGLLLGLSDEAVALIISFGTGGLYAMFTMTTGTALFTRLTGRWDPAQGELKLGKWGLPINLVAFAWSLFEFINIAWPRSYFASSNAPWWQLWAVPLVLSAILVLTTLSILIDRRKS; via the coding sequence ATGGTCGCTCATTCCGATGAGGCTGGGCAGCCCAGGTCAGCTGCGTTAAGTCGCAGCATGAGTATCTGGAACAGCTTTACGCTTGGGTTTGCAGTGGTTTCGCCAGTCGTTGGTCTGTATGCCATCATCGGGGTGCAAACTCAGGTAACGGGTGGAGGCTGGTTTGTGGCTCTGGTGATTTGTCTGCTGATGCAGTTGCTGGTCGCCACTGTTTATGCCGAACTGGCATCGCAGTTTCCCATCGCGGGTGGTGCCTATAAATGGGCGCGGCTTCTCGGTGGAAATATCACCGGCCACTATGCAGGTGTGATTTACGTTTGTTCCACCATCGCCATGTTGACAACGACTGCCTATACAGGCGGAATCTGGCTGTCGATTCTGTTCGATATGGCCAGCATAACCGGTAGATCGATGGTGTTGTGGGGACTGGTTTTTCTGCTGCTGTGCATGTTGATCAATCTGGCCCGTGATCAGGTATTCAAGCGCGTGATAGCACTCGGTGTTTTTGCTGAAATGATCGGTTCATTGGGTATCGCCATACTGCTATTCCTGTTTTTCCGAGAGCATCCCTTTTCAGAGTTATTTCAACATCTGGGAACGGGCAGTGCGCCAGACAGGACTTCCGCTTTCCTGGCTGCACTGGCGATTGCGGGCTGGGCCTTTATTGGATTCGATGCCTGTTCAACGACAGCGGAAGAAACACGTGAGCCCAAACGTATGGTTCCCCGGGCCATTTTTCTTGCGCTGATGGCGGTCGGTTCGGTGGTGGTATTCAACTCGGCTGCGATGACTCTGGCTCTGGATCATGATGATCTGGTCAAAACCAGTACCGGTTTTGATCCGTTAACGCCGCTGATTGCCTCACATCTGGGTGAATGGATCGAAAAACCTTTTCTGGCAATTATCGTTATCGCCTTTCTCGCCTGTGGCGCGGCAGTAGTCAGATATTCCTCACGTATCGTATTTTCAATGGCGCGGGAAGGTAATCTGCCGCAGCCACTATGTCGCATTACTCCTCGTGGTATGCCGCGTAATGCGATTCTTTTCACATTATCGTTATCCAGTCTGGGTTTGCTGCTTGGTCTGAGTGATGAAGCGGTGGCATTGATCATCTCTTTTGGCACGGGGGGGCTCTACGCCATGTTCACCATGACCACAGGTACGGCACTGTTTACCCGTCTGACAGGGCGTTGGGATCCTGCGCAGGGGGAATTGAAACTGGGTAAATGGGGATTGCCGATCAATCTTGTTGCATTTGCCTGGTCGCTGTTCGAATTCATTAATATCGCCTGGCCACGAAGCTATTTTGCCTCCTCAAACGCCCCTTGGTGGCAGCTATGGGCGGTGCCCCTGGTGCTGAGCGCGATTCTTGTTCTTACGACATTATCAATTTTGATTGACAGGAGGAAATCATGA
- the odhB gene encoding 2-oxoglutarate dehydrogenase complex dihydrolipoyllysine-residue succinyltransferase, which produces MLIEVKVPALSESVTEATLVSWHKKKGERVERGENLIDIETDKVVMELPAPQTGILTEILKEDGATVAGEEIIARIDTSGKQTKTASPDTAAEKAKTADDKPEKKVETQSTSSADKTTSHGTSGLLPAAKHLAAEHHLGADEIQTIQGTGRDGRIVKQDILDYVDNKNKAEGDQQPADSSFGSVNTLSGGEAAQQADTSSPATTERPEKRVPMTRLRMRIAERLVQSQSTAAILTTFNEVNMQAVLDLRALYKEKFEKEHGVKLGLMSFFVKATVAALKKYPIINASVDGNDIIYHEYFDIGIAVGSPRGLVVPILRDADKLSFAEIETRIADLASRAQEGKITLEELTGGTFSITNGGVFGSMLSTPIINPPQSAILGIHATKQRPVAENGQVVIRPMNYFALSYDHRIIDGREAVLSLAAIKEALEYPPSPLFER; this is translated from the coding sequence ATGTTGATCGAAGTCAAAGTTCCGGCCTTATCCGAATCAGTAACTGAAGCTACGCTGGTGAGCTGGCACAAAAAAAAGGGAGAGCGGGTTGAGCGGGGTGAAAACCTGATTGATATTGAAACAGACAAGGTGGTCATGGAATTGCCTGCGCCACAAACGGGTATTCTGACGGAGATCCTGAAAGAAGATGGCGCGACTGTTGCCGGTGAAGAGATTATTGCCAGAATCGATACCTCGGGAAAACAAACGAAAACAGCGTCTCCTGACACTGCCGCTGAAAAAGCAAAGACTGCAGACGACAAGCCGGAAAAAAAAGTAGAAACCCAATCAACATCGTCAGCAGATAAAACCACTTCCCATGGCACATCCGGGCTGCTACCCGCAGCAAAACATCTGGCGGCCGAGCATCATCTTGGAGCCGATGAGATTCAGACCATTCAGGGCACTGGCCGGGATGGGCGCATCGTCAAACAGGATATTCTTGATTATGTCGACAATAAAAACAAAGCAGAGGGCGATCAGCAGCCGGCAGACAGTTCTTTCGGATCAGTAAACACGCTCAGCGGTGGTGAAGCAGCTCAGCAGGCTGATACATCATCTCCTGCAACGACTGAGCGCCCTGAAAAAAGAGTGCCGATGACTCGTCTGCGGATGCGCATTGCCGAGAGACTGGTGCAATCACAATCAACCGCCGCGATTCTGACTACTTTCAATGAAGTCAACATGCAGGCGGTACTCGATCTGCGTGCTCTCTACAAAGAGAAATTTGAGAAAGAACATGGCGTAAAACTGGGTCTGATGTCGTTTTTCGTCAAAGCCACAGTGGCTGCGCTCAAAAAATATCCCATTATTAATGCGTCAGTAGATGGCAACGATATTATTTATCATGAATACTTTGATATCGGCATTGCCGTGGGCAGCCCGCGTGGGCTGGTCGTGCCGATTCTGCGCGATGCCGACAAACTTTCCTTCGCCGAAATCGAAACACGGATTGCCGATCTTGCCAGCCGCGCTCAGGAAGGCAAAATTACCCTCGAAGAACTGACGGGCGGGACCTTCTCCATCACCAATGGCGGTGTCTTTGGTTCGATGTTGTCCACCCCCATCATCAATCCGCCACAAAGTGCTATTCTCGGCATTCATGCCACCAAGCAGCGCCCGGTTGCCGAGAATGGCCAGGTCGTTATCCGTCCAATGAACTATTTTGCGCTATCCTATGATCATCGTATTATCGATGGGCGCGAAGCTGTATTATCACTGGCGGCGATCAAGGAAGCGCTGGAATACCCGCCCAGCCCGCTGTTCGAGCGTTAA